In Vespula pensylvanica isolate Volc-1 chromosome 16, ASM1446617v1, whole genome shotgun sequence, the following proteins share a genomic window:
- the LOC122634992 gene encoding LOW QUALITY PROTEIN: uncharacterized protein LOC122634992 (The sequence of the model RefSeq protein was modified relative to this genomic sequence to represent the inferred CDS: deleted 1 base in 1 codon) produces the protein CPSGLHWDRKRNICNNPSEAKCPNWFKCIEGTTKPHQCECNLYYKCINNDFVLQKCPNGLDWDRKNNACRDPKDAGCRPVCKDGPYKPHEKDCDKYYKCENGNYVPKTCPSGLHWDRQRNTCSNPSEAKCPYPPPPCTEGSTHPHECQCRLYYKCKNGGLTLQECEVGKEWDRINHICTDPASANCPKRHPFGCNEGSYKSDDKECNIYYKCISNNYVSKTCTPGLHWNRKRNLCTDPIDARCPTSPINPCLGGFYKPHEKKCDKYYKCENGDYVLKTCPSGLHWNRKRNLCIVPADARCPTSPINTCLGGFYKPHEKECDKYYTCENGDYVLKTCPSGLHWNRKRNLCIVPADARCPTSPINTCLGGFYKPHEKECDKYYTCENGDYVLKTCPSGLHWSRKRNLCIVPEDARCPTSPINPCPEGFYKPHEKECDKYFKCENNNYVTKTCISGLHWNRKHNLCTDPEKANCLILRSESTCVQGSTKHHECECSFYHVCMYDQWILQVCPKGLNWDENAIFVLIQIALDRVQQVRNIHLESKHENLHGFLSYKVCVEPENTNSKATNEENIPEVSITDNLLSEKVPQSSRPVYISPNIPGVPDHCPPDDYGKLVHLPHETNCSLFYKCNKGEKILQRCPPGLHYNPVMQICLTPEQSKCTSKPENKVNGNRHLSDIKQSFRTASKSSRPVYISPNIPGVPDHCPPDDYGKLVHLPHETNCSLFYKCNKGEKILQRCPPGLHYNPVMQICLTPEQSKCTSKPENKLDGNQYVSEIEGLNTAISESSTPAGHSFLT, from the exons TGTCCATCTGGATTGCATTGGGATCGAAAACGTAATATTTGCAACAACCCATCGGAAGCAAAGTGCCCTAACTGGTTCAAATGCATTGAGGGTACTACCAAGCCTCACCAATGTGAATGTAACCTATACTATAAGTGCATAAATAATGATTTCGTACTGCAGAAATGCCCCAATGGTTTGGACTGGGATCGAAAAAATAATGCTTGCAGAGATCCTAAGGATGCAGGTTGTAGACCAGTTTGTAAAGACGGTCCGTACAAACCACACGAAAAGGATTGCGATAAGTATTACAAGTGCGAAAATGGTAATTACGTTCCGAAAACATGTCCATCTGGATTACATTGGGATCGACAACGCAATACTTGCAGCAACCCATCGGAAGCAAAGTGCCCTTACCCTCCCCCCCCTTGCACTGAGGGTTCTACCCATCCTCATGAGTGCCAATGCCGATTGTACTATAAATGCAAAAATGGTGGATTGACCTTACAGGAATGTGAAGTCGGTAAAGAATGGGATCGCATTAATCATATTTGCACAGATCCTGCTAGTGCAAATTGTCCTAAGAGACACCCCTTTGGCTGTAATGAAGGTTCTTATAAATCCGACGATAAGGAAtgcaatatttattacaaatgcataagtaataattatgtttCGAAAACATGTACACCTGGATTACATTGGAATCGAAAACGTAATCTTTGCACTGATCCAATAGATGCACGTTGTCCTACGTCACCTATTAACCCGTGTCTAGGAGGTTTTTACAAACCCCACGAAAAGAAATGCGATAAGTATTACAAGTGCGAAAATGGTGATTATGTTCTGAAAACATGTCCATCTGGATTACATTGGAATCGAAAACGCAATCTTTGCATTGTACCAGCAGATGCACGTTGTCCTACGTCACCTATTAACACGTGTCTAGGAGGTTTTTACAAACCCCACGAAAAGGAATGCGATAAATATTACACGTGTGAAAATGGTGATTATGTTCTGAAAACATGTCCATCTGGATTACATTGGAATCGAAAACGCAATCTTTGCATTGTACCAGCAGATGCACGTTGTCCTACGTCACCTATTAACACGTGTCTAGGAGGTTTTTACAAACCCCACGAAAAGGAATGCGATAAGTATTACACGTGCGAAAATGGTGATTATGTTCTGAAAACATGTCCATCTGGATTACATTGGAGTCGAAAACGCAATCTTTGCATTGTACCAGAAGATGCACGTTGTCCTACGTCACCTATTAACCCGTGTCCAGAAGGTTTTTACAAACCCCACGAAAAGGAATGCGATAAGTATTTCAAgtgtgaaaataataattacgttaCGAAGACATGTATATCTGGATTACACTGGAATCGAAAACACAATCTTTGCACTGATCCAGAAAAAGCAAATTGTCTTATCCTACGATCAGAAAGCACGTGCGTCCAAGGTTCTACCAAGCATCATGAATGTGAATGTTCTTTCTaccatgtatgcatgtatgacCAATGGATTTTGCAAGTTTGTCCAAAAGGATTAAATTGGGAT GAAAACGCAATATTTGTACTCATACAGATTGCATTAGATCGTGTCCAGCAGGTCAGGAACATCCACTTGGAGTCAAAACATGAAAATTTGCACGGCTTCTTAAGTTACAag GTATGCGTAGAGCCAGAGAATACGAACAGCAAAGCtacaaatgaagaaaatataccTGAGGTATCTATAACAGATAACCTTTTATCGGAAAAAGTTCCTCAATCATCTAGACCAGTATATATATCACCGAACATTCCGGGTGTCCCAGATCATTGTCCTCCAGATGATTATGGGAAACTTGTACATTTGCCTCATGAAACAAATTGTTCGCTTTTTTACAAATGCAACAAAGGTGAAAAAATACTTCAGCGATGTCCACCAGGTTTACATTACAATCCAGTGATGCAAATATGCCTCACGCCGGAACAATCAAAATGCACCAGTAAAccagaaaataaagtaaacgGAAATCGACATTTATCAGATATTAAGCAATCGTTTAGAACGGCTTCTAAATCGTCTAGACCAGTATATATATCACCGAATATTCCGGGTGTCCCAGATCATTGTCCTCCAGATGATTATGGGAAACTTGTACATTTGCCTCATGAAACAAATTGTTCGCTTTTTTACAAATGCAACAAAGGTGAAAAAATACTTCAGCGATGTCCACCAGGTTTACATTACAATCCAGTGATGCAAATATGCCTCACGCCGGAACAATCAAAATGCACCAGTAAAccagaaaataaattagacgGAAATCAATATGTATCAGAAATTGAAGGACTAAATACTGCGATTTCTGAATCATCGACTCCTG CTGGACATTCCTTCCTAAcgtaa
- the LOC122634912 gene encoding F-box/LRR-repeat protein 20 isoform X1 → MIHSGRTRLEKKVIRVGVGVGGGGQIGQGVQPVDESGTGSQWWRQQHPSYHYHHYHHQGGYCTSQSHAHNNPVTTMKQSYVQLTWVFHDDEAQINKKLPKELLLRILSYLDVISLCRCAQVSKAWNVLALDGSNWQRIDLFDFQRDVEESVIRNISSRCGGFLRQLSLRGCQSIEDISMQALAESCPNIEELNLSQCKKISDTTCAALSTHCRKLQRLNLDSCPEITDLSLKDLSDGCLFLTHINLSWCELLTDNGVEALARGCRELRSFLSKGCRQLTDRGVKCLARYCQNLEVINLHECRNITDDAVRELGEQCSRLHYVCISNCPNLTDSSLVTLAQHCPLLSILECVACTRFTDAGFQALARNCRLLEKMDLEECLLITDATLIHLAMGCPRLEKLSLSHCELITDEGIRQLALSPCAAEHLAVLELDNCPLITDASLDHLLQACHNLERIELYDCQLITRAGIRRLRTHLPNIKVHAYFAPVTPPPNSGTPRQRYCRCCVIL, encoded by the exons ATGATACACTCCGGGCGGACCAGGCTCGAG aaaaaagtaattcgaGTGGGAGTGGGAGTAGGAGGAGGGGGTCAGATTGGCCAAGGTGTTCAACCGGTCGACGAGTCTGGAACCGGAAGTCAATGGTGGAGACAGCAGCATCCATCCTATCATTATcaccattatcatcatcagGGTGGTTATTGCACATCGCAATCGCATGCTCACAACAACCCTGTCACTACCATGAAGCAATCCTACGTGCAG CTAACGTGGGTATTTCACGACGACGAGGCGCAGATTAACAAGAAACTGCCAAAGGAATTGTTATTAAG GATTCTCTCGTATCTTGATGTGATATCCTTATGCCGATGTGCCCAAGTAAGTAAGGCATGGAACGTATTAGCCCTCGACGGTTCCAACTGGCAAAGGATCGACCTATTCGATTTTCAACGAGACGTAGAG GAATCGGTAATACGCAACATCTCGAGCCGTTGCGGTGGATTCCTTAGACAATTGTCTCTGAGAGGATGCCAAAGTATCGAGGACATATCCATGCAAGCATTAGCCGAATCTTGTCCCAACATCGAGGAACTTAATCTGAGTCAGTGCAAGAAAATCTCGGATACAACTTGTGCGGCCCTTAGTACACACTGTCGAAAGCTTCAACGATTAAATCTGGATTCCTGTCCCGAAATAACAGATCTTTCGCTGAAAGATCTCTCTGATGGTTGTTTATTCCTAACTCACATCAATCTGTCGTGGTGCGAGTTGCTTACCGACAATGGAGTCGAAGCTTTAGCAAGGGGCTGTAGAGAATTGCGTAGTTTTCTAAGCAAGGGCTGTCGTCAGTTGACTGACAGAGGTGTCAAATGTTTGGCACGGTATTGTCAAAATCTCGAAGTCATCAACCTACATGAATGCAGG AATATAACCGACGACGCGGTGAGAGAACTAGGTGAACAGTGTTCAAGACTGCATTACGTTTGTATATCGAATTGTCCTAATTTAACGGATTCGTCTCTCGTCACTTTGGCTCAACACTGTCCGCTTCTTAGTATTCTCGAGTGCGTTGCCTGCACGCGTTTCACGGATGCAGGCTTTCAAGCTCTCGCGAGA AATTGCAGACTACTCGAAAAGATGGACCTCGAAGAGTGCCTTTTAATAACAGATGCCACCCTTATACACCTGGCCATGGGCTGTCCGAGATTGGAGAAGCTg AGTCTGTCCCATTGCGAGCTGATTACCGACGAAGGGATTCGGCAGCTTGCTCTTTCACCGTGTGCCGCTGAACACCTAGCGGTATTAGAGCTGGATAATTGCCCTCTCATCACGGACGCCAGTCTCGATCATCTTTTACAGGCCTGCCACAATCTCGAACGAATCGAGCTCTACGACTGTCAACTGATCACTAGAGCTGGCATACGTAGGCTCAGA ACACACTTGCCGAATATCAAAGTCCACGCATATTTTGCACCGGTCACGCCACCTCCTAATTCGGGAACACCTCGACAACGATATTGTCGATGCTGTGTCATTCTGTGA
- the LOC122634912 gene encoding F-box/LRR-repeat protein 2 isoform X2, with protein MIHSGRTRLEKKVIRVGVGVGGGGQIGQGVQPVDESGTGSQWWRQQHPSYHYHHYHHQGGYCTSQSHAHNNPVTTMKQSYVQLTWVFHDDEAQINKKLPKELLLRILSYLDVISLCRCAQVSKAWNVLALDGSNWQRIDLFDFQRDVEESVIRNISSRCGGFLRQLSLRGCQSIEDISMQALAESCPNIEELNLSQCKKISDTTCAALSTHCRKLQRLNLDSCPEITDLSLKDLSDGCLFLTHINLSWCELLTDNGVEALARGCRELRSFLSKGCRQLTDRGVKCLARYCQNLEVINLHECRNITDDAVRELGEQCSRLHYVCISNCPNLTDSSLVTLAQHCPLLSILECVACTRFTDAGFQALARNCRLLEKMDLEECLLITDATLIHLAMGCPRLEKLSLSHCELITDEGIRQLALSPCAAEHLAVLELDNCPLITDASLDHLLQACHNLERIELYDCQLITRAGIHTLAEYQSPRIFCTGHATS; from the exons ATGATACACTCCGGGCGGACCAGGCTCGAG aaaaaagtaattcgaGTGGGAGTGGGAGTAGGAGGAGGGGGTCAGATTGGCCAAGGTGTTCAACCGGTCGACGAGTCTGGAACCGGAAGTCAATGGTGGAGACAGCAGCATCCATCCTATCATTATcaccattatcatcatcagGGTGGTTATTGCACATCGCAATCGCATGCTCACAACAACCCTGTCACTACCATGAAGCAATCCTACGTGCAG CTAACGTGGGTATTTCACGACGACGAGGCGCAGATTAACAAGAAACTGCCAAAGGAATTGTTATTAAG GATTCTCTCGTATCTTGATGTGATATCCTTATGCCGATGTGCCCAAGTAAGTAAGGCATGGAACGTATTAGCCCTCGACGGTTCCAACTGGCAAAGGATCGACCTATTCGATTTTCAACGAGACGTAGAG GAATCGGTAATACGCAACATCTCGAGCCGTTGCGGTGGATTCCTTAGACAATTGTCTCTGAGAGGATGCCAAAGTATCGAGGACATATCCATGCAAGCATTAGCCGAATCTTGTCCCAACATCGAGGAACTTAATCTGAGTCAGTGCAAGAAAATCTCGGATACAACTTGTGCGGCCCTTAGTACACACTGTCGAAAGCTTCAACGATTAAATCTGGATTCCTGTCCCGAAATAACAGATCTTTCGCTGAAAGATCTCTCTGATGGTTGTTTATTCCTAACTCACATCAATCTGTCGTGGTGCGAGTTGCTTACCGACAATGGAGTCGAAGCTTTAGCAAGGGGCTGTAGAGAATTGCGTAGTTTTCTAAGCAAGGGCTGTCGTCAGTTGACTGACAGAGGTGTCAAATGTTTGGCACGGTATTGTCAAAATCTCGAAGTCATCAACCTACATGAATGCAGG AATATAACCGACGACGCGGTGAGAGAACTAGGTGAACAGTGTTCAAGACTGCATTACGTTTGTATATCGAATTGTCCTAATTTAACGGATTCGTCTCTCGTCACTTTGGCTCAACACTGTCCGCTTCTTAGTATTCTCGAGTGCGTTGCCTGCACGCGTTTCACGGATGCAGGCTTTCAAGCTCTCGCGAGA AATTGCAGACTACTCGAAAAGATGGACCTCGAAGAGTGCCTTTTAATAACAGATGCCACCCTTATACACCTGGCCATGGGCTGTCCGAGATTGGAGAAGCTg AGTCTGTCCCATTGCGAGCTGATTACCGACGAAGGGATTCGGCAGCTTGCTCTTTCACCGTGTGCCGCTGAACACCTAGCGGTATTAGAGCTGGATAATTGCCCTCTCATCACGGACGCCAGTCTCGATCATCTTTTACAGGCCTGCCACAATCTCGAACGAATCGAGCTCTACGACTGTCAACTGATCACTAGAGCTGGCATAC ACACACTTGCCGAATATCAAAGTCCACGCATATTTTGCACCGGTCACGCCACCTCCTAA
- the LOC122634991 gene encoding probable chitinase 10 produces MEGSFGWVAVFAIILAAVNLEAAPRQAVPTVCPSEDSLEETVLLAHESDCSKFYVCFLGEKILKECPYRNSRGDRLHFNPLLQVCDYPLEAGCKLQPIASKQLTTSVAVPLTKQPPSQLTTPHNIPSSISSTNSSNQIKYKEHQCTCNLYYENVNNSYILRQCSKDFCWNQDLQICYRPESIKCMQQRISTTTIMLPFDITCTEGDYVKHECQCTLYYQCKNGLLVLKECPNSLHWNEKSKSCTSKETANCEKPVCKEGPYKPHPCECNLYYKCINNDYVLQKCPNGLDWDRRNNACKDPKDAGCRPVCKDGPYKPHPTDCDKYYKCENGDYVLKTCPSGLHWDRERNICNKPSEAKCPNSRCIEGTTMPHQCECNLYYKCINNDFVLQKCPNGLDWDRRNNVCKDPKDAGCRPVCKDGPYKPHPTDCDKYYKCENATHRKQSALISYALRVLPSLMRVTVIYTIGA; encoded by the exons ATGGAAG GAAGCTTTGGATGGGTCGCAGTATTTGCGATCATCCTAGCTGCAGTAAATTTAGAAGCAGCCCCTAGGCAAGCAGTACCTACAGTATGTCCAAGTGAAGATTCTCTCGAAGAAACGGTTCTACTAGCTCACGAGTCAGATTGTAGCAAATTTTACGTTTGCTTTTTAggtgaaaaaattttaaaagagtGTCCATACAGAAACAGTAGAGGCGATAGGCTACACTTTAATCCTCTACTTCAGGTTTGTGACTATCCTTTAGAAGCAGGTTGTAAATTGCAACCTATCGCGAGTAAACAACTAACAACGTCTGTAGCTGTGCCACTAACAAAACAACCACCATCGCAACTAACAACGCCACATAACATACCATCTTCGATATCATCAACTAACTCATCGaatcaaattaaatacaaagaaCATCAGTGCAcgtgtaatttatattacgagAATGTCAATAATAGCTACATACTCAGACAGTGCTCGAAGGATTTCTGTTGGAACCAAGATCTGCAAATTTGTTATAGACCTGAATCAATAAAATGCATGCAACAAAGAATctcgacgacaacgataatGTTACCATTTGACATAACATGTACGGAAGGAGATTACGTAAAACATGAATGCCAATGTACGCTATATTACCAGTGCAAAAATGGACTATTAGTTTTGAAAGAATGTCCAAACTCATTGCATTGGAATGAAAAAAGCAAATCTTGCACATCAAAAGAGACAGCAAACTGCGAAAAGCCCGTTTGTAAAGAAGGTCCTTACAAGCCTCACCCATGTGAATGTAATCTATACTATAAGTgcataaataatgattacgTCCTGCAAAAATGTCCAAACGGTTTGGACTGGGATCGAAGAAATAATGCTTGCAAAGACCCTAAGGACGCAGGTTGTAGACCAGTTTGTAAAGACGGTCCGTACAAACCTCACCCAACGGATTGCGATAAGTATTACAAGTGCGAAAATGGTGATTACGTTCTGAAAACATGTCCATCTGGATTACATTGGGATCGAGAGCGTAATATTTGCAACAAACCATCGGAAGCAAAGTGCCCTAATTCCAGATGCATTGAGGGTACTACCATGCCTCACCAATGTGAATGTAATTTATACTATAAATGCATAAATAATGATTTCGTACTGCAGAAATGTCCCAATGGTTTGGACTGGGATCGAAGAAATAATGTTTGCAAAGACCCTAAGGATGCAGGTTGTAGACCAGTTTGTAAAGACGGTCCGTACAAACCTCACCCAACGGATTGCGATAAGTATTACAAGTGCGAAAATG CAACCCATCGGAAGCAAAGTGCCCTAATTTCATATGCATTGAGGGTACTACCAAGCCTCATGCGTGTGACTGTAATCTATACTATAGGTgcataa
- the LOC122634912 gene encoding F-box/LRR-repeat protein 20 isoform X4 has translation MKQSYVQLTWVFHDDEAQINKKLPKELLLRILSYLDVISLCRCAQVSKAWNVLALDGSNWQRIDLFDFQRDVEESVIRNISSRCGGFLRQLSLRGCQSIEDISMQALAESCPNIEELNLSQCKKISDTTCAALSTHCRKLQRLNLDSCPEITDLSLKDLSDGCLFLTHINLSWCELLTDNGVEALARGCRELRSFLSKGCRQLTDRGVKCLARYCQNLEVINLHECRNITDDAVRELGEQCSRLHYVCISNCPNLTDSSLVTLAQHCPLLSILECVACTRFTDAGFQALARNCRLLEKMDLEECLLITDATLIHLAMGCPRLEKLSLSHCELITDEGIRQLALSPCAAEHLAVLELDNCPLITDASLDHLLQACHNLERIELYDCQLITRAGIRRLRTHLPNIKVHAYFAPVTPPPNSGTPRQRYCRCCVIL, from the exons ATGAAGCAATCCTACGTGCAG CTAACGTGGGTATTTCACGACGACGAGGCGCAGATTAACAAGAAACTGCCAAAGGAATTGTTATTAAG GATTCTCTCGTATCTTGATGTGATATCCTTATGCCGATGTGCCCAAGTAAGTAAGGCATGGAACGTATTAGCCCTCGACGGTTCCAACTGGCAAAGGATCGACCTATTCGATTTTCAACGAGACGTAGAG GAATCGGTAATACGCAACATCTCGAGCCGTTGCGGTGGATTCCTTAGACAATTGTCTCTGAGAGGATGCCAAAGTATCGAGGACATATCCATGCAAGCATTAGCCGAATCTTGTCCCAACATCGAGGAACTTAATCTGAGTCAGTGCAAGAAAATCTCGGATACAACTTGTGCGGCCCTTAGTACACACTGTCGAAAGCTTCAACGATTAAATCTGGATTCCTGTCCCGAAATAACAGATCTTTCGCTGAAAGATCTCTCTGATGGTTGTTTATTCCTAACTCACATCAATCTGTCGTGGTGCGAGTTGCTTACCGACAATGGAGTCGAAGCTTTAGCAAGGGGCTGTAGAGAATTGCGTAGTTTTCTAAGCAAGGGCTGTCGTCAGTTGACTGACAGAGGTGTCAAATGTTTGGCACGGTATTGTCAAAATCTCGAAGTCATCAACCTACATGAATGCAGG AATATAACCGACGACGCGGTGAGAGAACTAGGTGAACAGTGTTCAAGACTGCATTACGTTTGTATATCGAATTGTCCTAATTTAACGGATTCGTCTCTCGTCACTTTGGCTCAACACTGTCCGCTTCTTAGTATTCTCGAGTGCGTTGCCTGCACGCGTTTCACGGATGCAGGCTTTCAAGCTCTCGCGAGA AATTGCAGACTACTCGAAAAGATGGACCTCGAAGAGTGCCTTTTAATAACAGATGCCACCCTTATACACCTGGCCATGGGCTGTCCGAGATTGGAGAAGCTg AGTCTGTCCCATTGCGAGCTGATTACCGACGAAGGGATTCGGCAGCTTGCTCTTTCACCGTGTGCCGCTGAACACCTAGCGGTATTAGAGCTGGATAATTGCCCTCTCATCACGGACGCCAGTCTCGATCATCTTTTACAGGCCTGCCACAATCTCGAACGAATCGAGCTCTACGACTGTCAACTGATCACTAGAGCTGGCATACGTAGGCTCAGA ACACACTTGCCGAATATCAAAGTCCACGCATATTTTGCACCGGTCACGCCACCTCCTAATTCGGGAACACCTCGACAACGATATTGTCGATGCTGTGTCATTCTGTGA
- the LOC122634917 gene encoding uncharacterized protein LOC122634917 produces the protein MKFFTLVMLVTIFGITTIQCEPEPMARPTRPKVFTSPEELQEYLKDVKGYYWLNGKARYGKRAGGNAFPAFYLGYPWNTLRFILDTHRHFQQQKEDKNKPIKGQIIFRNNFRNFQDTDSKKQVFRNNPPENLSDMIDKYYDDVE, from the exons atGAAATTCTTCACCCTTGTGATGCTTGTTACTATTTTTGGTATCACTACCATCCAATGCGAACCCGAACCGATGGCTAGACCAACCAGACCAAAAGTTTTTACAAGTCCGGAAGAATTAcaagaatatttgaaagatgTCAAAGGTTACTATTGGTTAAATGGAAAGGCCAG GTATGGAAAAAGAGCCGGAGGTAACGCATTTCCCGCATTTTATTTAGGATATCCGTGGAATACTTTGAGATTTATACTCGATACTCACCGCCATTTTCAACAACAGAAAGAGGATAAGAACAAACCGATAAAGggacaaataatttttcgtaataaCTTTCGTAATTTTCAAGATACTGATTCAAAAAAACAagtatttcgaaataatccgCCAGAAAATTTAAGTGACATGATTGATAAGTATTACGACGACGTAGAGTAA
- the LOC122634912 gene encoding F-box/LRR-repeat protein 20 isoform X3, translating to MIHSGRTRLELTWVFHDDEAQINKKLPKELLLRILSYLDVISLCRCAQVSKAWNVLALDGSNWQRIDLFDFQRDVEESVIRNISSRCGGFLRQLSLRGCQSIEDISMQALAESCPNIEELNLSQCKKISDTTCAALSTHCRKLQRLNLDSCPEITDLSLKDLSDGCLFLTHINLSWCELLTDNGVEALARGCRELRSFLSKGCRQLTDRGVKCLARYCQNLEVINLHECRNITDDAVRELGEQCSRLHYVCISNCPNLTDSSLVTLAQHCPLLSILECVACTRFTDAGFQALARNCRLLEKMDLEECLLITDATLIHLAMGCPRLEKLSLSHCELITDEGIRQLALSPCAAEHLAVLELDNCPLITDASLDHLLQACHNLERIELYDCQLITRAGIRRLRTHLPNIKVHAYFAPVTPPPNSGTPRQRYCRCCVIL from the exons ATGATACACTCCGGGCGGACCAGGCTCGAG CTAACGTGGGTATTTCACGACGACGAGGCGCAGATTAACAAGAAACTGCCAAAGGAATTGTTATTAAG GATTCTCTCGTATCTTGATGTGATATCCTTATGCCGATGTGCCCAAGTAAGTAAGGCATGGAACGTATTAGCCCTCGACGGTTCCAACTGGCAAAGGATCGACCTATTCGATTTTCAACGAGACGTAGAG GAATCGGTAATACGCAACATCTCGAGCCGTTGCGGTGGATTCCTTAGACAATTGTCTCTGAGAGGATGCCAAAGTATCGAGGACATATCCATGCAAGCATTAGCCGAATCTTGTCCCAACATCGAGGAACTTAATCTGAGTCAGTGCAAGAAAATCTCGGATACAACTTGTGCGGCCCTTAGTACACACTGTCGAAAGCTTCAACGATTAAATCTGGATTCCTGTCCCGAAATAACAGATCTTTCGCTGAAAGATCTCTCTGATGGTTGTTTATTCCTAACTCACATCAATCTGTCGTGGTGCGAGTTGCTTACCGACAATGGAGTCGAAGCTTTAGCAAGGGGCTGTAGAGAATTGCGTAGTTTTCTAAGCAAGGGCTGTCGTCAGTTGACTGACAGAGGTGTCAAATGTTTGGCACGGTATTGTCAAAATCTCGAAGTCATCAACCTACATGAATGCAGG AATATAACCGACGACGCGGTGAGAGAACTAGGTGAACAGTGTTCAAGACTGCATTACGTTTGTATATCGAATTGTCCTAATTTAACGGATTCGTCTCTCGTCACTTTGGCTCAACACTGTCCGCTTCTTAGTATTCTCGAGTGCGTTGCCTGCACGCGTTTCACGGATGCAGGCTTTCAAGCTCTCGCGAGA AATTGCAGACTACTCGAAAAGATGGACCTCGAAGAGTGCCTTTTAATAACAGATGCCACCCTTATACACCTGGCCATGGGCTGTCCGAGATTGGAGAAGCTg AGTCTGTCCCATTGCGAGCTGATTACCGACGAAGGGATTCGGCAGCTTGCTCTTTCACCGTGTGCCGCTGAACACCTAGCGGTATTAGAGCTGGATAATTGCCCTCTCATCACGGACGCCAGTCTCGATCATCTTTTACAGGCCTGCCACAATCTCGAACGAATCGAGCTCTACGACTGTCAACTGATCACTAGAGCTGGCATACGTAGGCTCAGA ACACACTTGCCGAATATCAAAGTCCACGCATATTTTGCACCGGTCACGCCACCTCCTAATTCGGGAACACCTCGACAACGATATTGTCGATGCTGTGTCATTCTGTGA